In Cicer arietinum cultivar CDC Frontier isolate Library 1 chromosome 1, Cicar.CDCFrontier_v2.0, whole genome shotgun sequence, one DNA window encodes the following:
- the LOC101489236 gene encoding putative Peroxidase 48 produces MQSFFNAWIVLALVILLPVLLSLRNPRGEPQSTSSSSFSDTSFGSVKLANTFPFEFNQRIRDGSNLEYDFYRDTCPQAEDIVRSAVTNIYFDHRDLSPSLLRLFFHDCFIQGCDASLLLEDNGDRNSSFEKQAIPNQTLKGFDKIDLIKEEVEQACPGVVSCADILALAARDSVLLAGGPFYPVLTGRRDSHQSFFVDATDQIPRPDDNITRTLHLFNLRGFNTRETVSLLGGHNIGRIGCDFIQQRLYNFQGTGQPDPSIPLDFLSQMRQNCPDDIKNISSTDKFSTFVISKPKHVHFNNKGMSYMQALSSAVSSGAAFDTHYYQSLLRGRGLLFADQQLMAEEKTARLVSAYASDDGSTFRMDFARVMLKLSNLDVLTGTQGQVRLNCSQLIGS; encoded by the exons ATGCAGAGCTTCTTCAATGCTTGGATAGTGCTTGCACTCGTTATACTCCTTCCCGTACTTCTCTCTCTTAGAAACCCTCGTGGCGAACCACAAAgcacttcttcttcttctttctctgaCACTTCCTTTGGTTCTGTCAAGTTAGCCAATACTTTTCCCTTTGAATTCAATCAGAGGATAAGAGATGGTTCCAATCTTGAATATGATTTCTATAGAGATACATGTCCACAAGCAGAAGACATTGTTCGTTCTGCTGTTACTAATATCTACTTTGATCATAGAGATCTTTCGCCTTCTCTTCTTCGTCTTTTCTTTCATGATTGTTTCATTCAG GGGTGTGATGCTTCATTGCTGTTGGAGGACAATGGTGATAGAAACAGTTCCTTTGAGAAGCAAGCTATTCCAAATCAGACATTGAAAGGTTTTGACAAAATTGACTTGATTAAGGAGGAGGTGGAACAAGCATGTCCCGGTGTTGTGTCTTGTGCTGACATACTTGCTCTTGCAGCAAGAGATTCTGTTCTTTTG GCTGGTGGACCTTTCTATCCAGTTTTAACAGGCAGACGAGATAGCCATCAATCGTTTTTCGTGGATGCAACTGATCAAATTCCAAGACCTGATGATAACATTACGCGCACACTTCACCTTTTCAATCTTAGAGGATTTAATACAAGAGAAACAGTCAGTCTTCTTG GAGGACACAACATTGGCAGAATTGGTTGTGATTTCATTCAGCAAAGGCTATACAACTTTCAAGGAACAGGGCAACCAGACCCGAGTATACCTCTCGATTTCCTTAGTCAGATGAGGCAAAACTGTCCAGACGACATCAAGAACATCAGCAGCACCGACAAGTTTTCAACGTTTGTGATTTCGAAGCCGAAGCATGTTCACTTTAACAACAAAGGGATGTCGTACATGCAAGCATTGTCGTCTGCAGTGTCATCTGGAGCGGCATTCGACACTCACTACTACCAAAGCTTGTTGAGAGGAAGAGGGCTACTGTTTGCTGATCAACAACTGATGGCTGAGGAGAAGACTGCTAGATTGGTTTCGGCTTACGCTTCGGATGATGGATCGACTTTTCGGATGGATTTCGCAAGGGTTATGTTGAAGTTGTCCAATCTTGATGTTTTGACTGGAACTCAAGGTCAGGTTCGTCTGAATTGTTCGCAACTTATAGGTTCTTAA